The following coding sequences are from one Ornithodoros turicata isolate Travis chromosome 1, ASM3712646v1, whole genome shotgun sequence window:
- the LOC135391764 gene encoding uncharacterized protein LOC135391764: MPCVVSPLRMPTLRSSLTTTATELGMNTPIQHQPDLAPHTSGRLTTTPLPSVEETLSLRLPPYWAHDPQLWFAQADAQFCARNISSQITKYGYVLGALPADTAAEIRDIILQPPLDEPYDTLKTELIARTTMSSQRRLQQLLTNEELGDHKPTQLLRRMRALAGDATLDSTLLQELFLQRLPAEARRSLAAAGSTSLDDLAKLADRILDNSPEASATIASLGHTPRPARPDIDLSGIPAAMAAMTATLQNMNAAMANLTAMMAGISTRGRSPSPVGRQDTRRRRYSSHRHFPSPVHSEDSPFCWHHFNFGGRAQKCKPPCS; encoded by the coding sequence ATGCCCTGCGTTGTCTCGCCGCTTCGAATGCCAACGCTTCGCTCCTCCCTGACTACTACTGCTACTGAACTTGGTATGAACACTCCGATTCAGCACCAACCGGACCTGGCCCCGCACACGTCAGGCCGCTTGACCACCACTCCCCTACCTTCCGTAGAAGAAACTTTGTCCCTGCGTCTACCACCTTATTGGGCTCACGACCCGCAGCTATGGTTCGCCCAGGCCGATGCTCAATTTTGCGCCCGAAACATTTCGTCGCAGATTACCAAGTACGGGTATGTCCTTGGGGCTTTGCCTGCCGATACCGCGGCGGAGATCCGCGATATTATTCTCCAACCACCCCTCGACGAGCCCTACGACACCCTCAAGACCGAATTAATTGCCCGAACGACAATGTCTTCCCAACGTCGCCTGCAGCAGCTTCTCACCAACGAAGAGCTCGGCGACCACAAGCCAACCCAGCTTCTTCGACGGATGCGAGCTCTAGCTGGCGACGCCACTCTAGATTCAACGCTTCTCCAAGAACTGTTTCTCCAACGTCTGCCCGCGGAAGCACGCCGCAGCCTTGCTGCGGCAGGCAGCACTTCCTTAGACGACCTTGCCAAGCTTGCTGACCGTATACTTGACAACTCGCCGGAGGCATCGGCTACCATCGCCTCCCTTGGCCACACGCCCCGTCCTGCGCGTCCTGACATCGACCTCTCTGGCATACCTGCTGCAATGGCAGCCATGACAGCAACGTTACAGAACATGAACGCCGCCATGGCGAATCTAACGGCAATGATGGCTGGCATTTCCACCCGCGGCAGGTCCCCCTCTCCCGTCGGTCGCCAAGATACCCGACGGCGCCGTTACTCCAGCCATCGCCATTTCCCCTCACCCGTACATTCGGAGGACAGCCCGTTTTGCTGGCACCACTTTAACTTCGGCGGCAGGGCACAGAAATGCAAGCCCCCGTGCAGCTAG